In Methanosarcina siciliae T4/M, one genomic interval encodes:
- a CDS encoding aspartate aminotransferase family protein, with protein MKQKISIEKGEGIYVWDEEGKMYIDFTSGWGVTCIGHANPVITDALLDQGRKIIQNPNSGLTYSPARARLLSLLEGFLPPNLTKVFFTNSGAEANDAAIKLARKVTGRSDIISTYQSFHGRTISTTSATGQARHRDMYSPLMPNYRFVPYDNLEALERSLDGNVAAVIIEPIQGEGGVRIPSEGYLKEVDNMCKKNGSLLIMDEIQTGFFRTGPAFVTGSYGVRADFMTMAKGIAGGFPFGAFALSEAVSKKLEIGDHGGTYCGNPLGCAVSYAVIKYLMDNNISGNVEEIGSLALNRMSPWKKIYGNLIADIRGKGLLIVVEFKSEDIATNVKNECLTRGLFITQTQGNGIRIFPALNIKKDELEKGLLILEEAVKTCNRF; from the coding sequence GTGAAGCAGAAAATCTCCATTGAAAAAGGAGAGGGAATCTATGTATGGGATGAAGAGGGGAAAATGTATATTGATTTCACATCAGGCTGGGGTGTAACATGCATTGGTCACGCAAACCCGGTAATTACCGATGCCCTCCTTGATCAGGGAAGAAAAATAATCCAAAATCCCAATTCAGGACTTACATATTCTCCGGCACGTGCTCGTTTACTATCCTTACTGGAAGGATTTTTGCCTCCCAATCTTACAAAAGTATTCTTCACAAACAGTGGAGCTGAAGCAAACGATGCTGCAATCAAATTGGCCAGAAAGGTAACAGGCAGATCCGATATTATTTCTACGTATCAAAGTTTTCATGGGCGTACGATCAGTACGACATCGGCAACAGGCCAGGCCAGGCATAGGGACATGTATAGTCCTCTGATGCCCAATTATCGGTTCGTTCCCTACGATAACCTTGAGGCTTTGGAACGTTCTCTTGACGGAAATGTTGCAGCAGTGATCATTGAGCCTATTCAGGGAGAAGGCGGAGTTCGTATACCGTCCGAAGGATACCTGAAAGAGGTAGATAACATGTGTAAGAAGAACGGGAGCCTGCTGATCATGGACGAGATCCAAACAGGTTTTTTTAGGACAGGACCAGCTTTTGTTACGGGCTCTTATGGAGTGAGAGCAGATTTTATGACAATGGCAAAGGGAATTGCAGGTGGTTTCCCGTTTGGTGCTTTTGCTTTATCCGAGGCAGTATCAAAGAAGCTTGAAATAGGAGATCACGGGGGCACATACTGTGGAAATCCTCTTGGTTGTGCTGTTTCCTACGCAGTGATAAAATACCTGATGGATAACAATATTTCCGGAAATGTCGAAGAGATTGGTTCTCTTGCCCTGAACAGAATGAGCCCGTGGAAGAAAATCTATGGAAACTTAATTGCTGACATACGGGGAAAAGGACTTCTTATTGTGGTAGAGTTCAAGAGTGAAGATATTGCTACAAATGTCAAAAATGAGTGCTTAACAAGAGGTTTATTCATTACTCAGACACAGGGTAATGGGATCAGGATATTTCCTGCGCTTAATATTAAGAAGGACGAATTAGAGAAAGGACTTCTAATTCTCGAAGAAGCAGTTAAAACATGTAACCGCTTCTAA
- the ppk1 gene encoding polyphosphate kinase 1: MERNFPIQCADFDRLVTDSVEGVRGEVSGMPDLSNPCLYADREYSWLQFNDRVLEEALDERNPLLERVKFLSIFGSNLDEFFMVRVSGVQKRIAEGGKEDQTDELAQEQLQVIREELLRQLPVNDSCWNELLEPALREKGIKVLNYFELSGEDREKLRDYFERNIFPLLTPLGFDSGHPFPHISNLSLNLAVLIDDPEYGERFARVKIPPMFSRLIVVPEEGQERIISGFDELRLGRFVWLEQLIAANLDLLFPGQRILGAYPFRITRDADLGFDEDGDKDLLTAVKQRVGRNYFGPAVRLETDCTMPEKVSDILLKNLELTPPLMFRSAAPLGLSSLMKITQINRPELKYKPFEPRKHSLMADKENIFSALKKQDILLYHPYDSFESVIDLVEEAADDPYVLAIKMTLYRVDDNSRIIQALMKAADRNKQVAALVELKARFDEENNIGWAKELERKGVHVAYGFPGRKIHTKMCLIVRAEKEGIRYYVHMGTGNYNAVTGKLYTDFGYLTSDSFIGKDISDLFNALTGYSRKDHYIKLLVAPQNMRHQILERIRREIDVHEKFGNGRLIFKMNSLVDYQCIRELYRASRVGVKVDLIVRGICCLRPGICGLSENIRVISIVGRFLEHSRVYYFRNGGKEEIFMGSADLMPRNLDNRVEMLFPISSDYIPVMRDVILGTHLKDNIKARLLLPNGRTERIYPQPEEGELDSQLWMLENRGSWELKTEKS, from the coding sequence ATGGAGAGGAACTTCCCAATTCAGTGTGCAGATTTTGATAGATTGGTTACGGATAGTGTTGAGGGGGTCCGGGGTGAAGTATCAGGCATGCCTGACCTGAGCAACCCATGCCTTTATGCGGACAGGGAATACAGCTGGCTCCAGTTCAATGACCGGGTACTCGAAGAAGCTCTGGATGAACGTAATCCCCTGCTTGAAAGAGTTAAATTTCTTTCCATCTTCGGGAGCAATCTTGATGAGTTTTTCATGGTCAGGGTCTCTGGAGTCCAGAAACGTATTGCTGAAGGGGGAAAAGAAGATCAGACAGATGAACTGGCTCAGGAACAGTTGCAGGTCATCCGGGAAGAACTTCTAAGGCAGCTTCCTGTAAACGATAGTTGCTGGAATGAGTTGCTTGAACCGGCTCTGAGGGAAAAGGGAATTAAGGTCCTTAACTACTTTGAGCTTTCCGGAGAAGACCGAGAAAAACTCAGAGACTACTTCGAAAGAAATATTTTTCCTTTACTTACTCCCCTTGGTTTTGATTCGGGGCATCCTTTCCCTCATATCTCAAACCTCAGTCTCAACCTTGCCGTACTTATTGATGACCCGGAATACGGGGAGCGTTTTGCCAGGGTCAAGATCCCTCCTATGTTCTCAAGGCTGATTGTTGTCCCTGAAGAAGGTCAGGAAAGAATAATTTCCGGTTTTGACGAACTGAGATTAGGACGTTTTGTGTGGCTCGAACAGCTGATTGCTGCAAATCTCGATTTGCTGTTCCCCGGGCAGCGCATCCTCGGAGCCTATCCTTTCAGGATCACCCGGGATGCTGACCTCGGCTTTGATGAAGATGGGGACAAGGATCTTCTGACCGCTGTTAAGCAGAGGGTGGGGAGAAACTACTTCGGGCCTGCCGTCCGGCTTGAGACAGATTGTACCATGCCTGAAAAGGTTTCTGATATTCTCCTTAAGAACCTGGAGCTTACTCCTCCTCTTATGTTCAGGTCAGCGGCACCTCTTGGCCTTTCAAGCCTCATGAAGATTACGCAAATTAACCGCCCCGAGCTTAAATACAAGCCCTTTGAGCCAAGAAAACATTCCCTTATGGCTGATAAAGAAAACATCTTTTCAGCCCTGAAAAAGCAGGATATCCTTCTCTATCATCCTTATGACAGCTTTGAATCAGTAATCGATCTAGTAGAAGAAGCCGCTGATGACCCGTATGTGCTGGCGATCAAAATGACCCTGTACAGGGTAGATGACAACTCCAGGATTATCCAGGCTCTTATGAAAGCTGCGGACCGGAACAAGCAGGTTGCAGCCCTTGTTGAACTCAAAGCCCGCTTTGATGAAGAGAACAATATCGGCTGGGCAAAGGAACTCGAGCGCAAAGGCGTTCATGTAGCCTATGGTTTTCCTGGGCGTAAAATACATACCAAGATGTGTCTTATTGTAAGAGCCGAAAAAGAAGGCATCAGATATTACGTGCATATGGGAACGGGAAACTATAATGCTGTCACCGGAAAACTCTATACCGACTTTGGCTATCTGACAAGTGACTCATTCATAGGCAAAGACATCTCTGACCTTTTCAATGCCCTTACAGGCTATTCAAGGAAAGATCATTATATCAAGCTCCTGGTAGCTCCCCAGAACATGAGGCATCAGATTCTCGAACGCATCAGGCGTGAGATTGATGTTCATGAAAAATTCGGAAACGGGCGTCTGATCTTCAAGATGAATTCTCTTGTGGACTATCAGTGCATCCGTGAACTTTACAGGGCTTCTCGAGTTGGAGTAAAGGTAGATCTCATTGTAAGGGGCATCTGTTGCCTCAGGCCCGGCATCTGCGGGCTGAGTGAGAATATAAGGGTCATCTCGATAGTCGGACGTTTTCTCGAGCACTCAAGGGTATACTACTTCAGAAACGGCGGAAAAGAAGAAATCTTTATGGGCAGCGCCGACCTTATGCCCCGCAATCTTGACAACAGGGTTGAAATGCTTTTTCCAATATCTTCAGATTACATTCCTGTTATGCGTGATGTAATCCTCGGTACCCACCTGAAAGATAACATAAAAGCTCGCCTTCTGCTCCCCAACGGCAGGACTGAAAGAATCTATCCACAGCCTGAAGAAGGAGAACTGGATTCTCAACTCTGGATGCTAGAGAACAGAGGTAGCTGGGAGCTTAAAACGGAAAAAAGCTGA
- a CDS encoding Ppx/GppA phosphatase family protein has translation MEPEKISEGRVVAFIDIGTNSVRLLLVRINPNGSYQPLTKQKETVRLGEKEFIDRILQPKAMERATVVCKKFMELARAYKAEEIMAVATSATRDASNKVQFLEMIKREANLEVCTISGSEEARLIYLGVSSGLRLGYTKALFIDIGGGSTEVSIGDQNKFYFLHSLNLGAIRLTNMFLPDETGPVSEEQYEQIKAYIRHKTVDIIKELSRYKASCAVGSSGTIENLAKIAFVYLHKPSPESFEKLEYEDLKKIVRAMCALPLEERRKFPGINVQRADIILAGAAIIETFMEELELPEIAVSKRGLREGLLVDYISKSEFSYMVTQMSVRKRSIMQLGLACNFDEEHAHIVTRLALELFDSIQALGVHEFEGSERELLEYGATLHDIGTFLSYDTHQAHAYHLIRESNLPGFQPEEIEIIANLAYFHRKNTPKKKHPNLEGLSKETVMSIRLLSALLRIAEGLDRSHTGIISHVRFYIASTDSLVLEMHARRECQLEIWEVEKQKKYFKKMFGYNLQSKVLIEQAAGVPLILDGSVEVEEVSRE, from the coding sequence ATGGAACCCGAGAAAATTTCCGAAGGTAGGGTTGTTGCGTTTATTGATATAGGGACTAACTCAGTCCGGCTTCTTCTGGTCCGGATCAATCCCAACGGGTCTTACCAGCCCCTGACCAAGCAGAAGGAAACGGTGCGGCTTGGAGAAAAGGAGTTTATAGACAGGATCCTGCAACCAAAAGCAATGGAACGGGCAACCGTTGTCTGTAAAAAGTTTATGGAACTTGCAAGGGCTTACAAGGCAGAGGAGATCATGGCTGTGGCAACCTCTGCAACCCGGGATGCAAGCAATAAGGTCCAGTTCCTTGAAATGATTAAAAGAGAGGCAAACCTTGAGGTCTGCACGATCTCGGGATCGGAAGAAGCCCGTCTGATATACCTGGGGGTCTCAAGCGGGCTCCGTCTGGGTTATACAAAAGCTCTTTTCATTGATATAGGGGGTGGGAGCACTGAGGTGTCAATAGGGGACCAGAATAAGTTTTACTTCCTTCACTCCCTTAACCTCGGGGCAATCCGTCTGACAAACATGTTCCTTCCGGATGAAACAGGTCCTGTTTCCGAAGAGCAGTATGAGCAGATCAAAGCTTACATCCGGCACAAAACTGTAGATATAATAAAAGAACTTTCCAGGTATAAAGCAAGCTGTGCGGTTGGAAGCTCGGGGACTATCGAAAATCTTGCAAAAATTGCTTTTGTTTACCTGCATAAGCCCTCCCCTGAAAGTTTCGAGAAGCTGGAGTATGAAGACCTGAAGAAAATTGTAAGGGCGATGTGCGCTCTGCCGCTTGAAGAGAGGCGCAAATTTCCGGGGATAAACGTTCAGAGAGCAGACATAATCCTTGCAGGCGCTGCAATCATTGAGACCTTTATGGAAGAGCTTGAACTTCCGGAGATTGCAGTCAGCAAGCGTGGGCTCAGAGAAGGGCTGCTCGTGGACTATATCTCAAAGAGCGAATTCTCTTACATGGTCACGCAGATGTCGGTAAGAAAACGCAGCATCATGCAGCTTGGGCTTGCCTGCAACTTTGATGAGGAACACGCCCATATCGTTACAAGGCTTGCCCTTGAACTCTTTGACAGTATCCAGGCTCTTGGGGTCCATGAGTTTGAAGGGAGTGAGCGTGAGCTTCTCGAATACGGCGCAACCCTGCACGACATAGGGACATTTCTCTCATACGATACCCACCAGGCACATGCCTATCACCTCATAAGAGAGAGCAATCTCCCCGGCTTTCAGCCTGAAGAAATCGAAATCATTGCAAACCTTGCGTATTTTCACAGGAAAAACACCCCTAAAAAGAAGCATCCCAATCTCGAAGGGCTCAGCAAGGAAACTGTAATGAGCATCAGACTGCTCAGCGCCCTGCTCCGTATTGCCGAAGGGCTTGACCGTTCCCATACAGGAATTATCTCCCATGTTCGTTTCTATATCGCTTCAACCGACAGCCTTGTGCTTGAGATGCATGCCCGACGGGAGTGTCAGCTCGAAATCTGGGAGGTCGAGAAACAGAAGAAGTATTTCAAAAAGATGTTTGGGTATAACCTCCAGTCCAAAGTCCTTATAGAACAGGCAGCAGGAGTCCCTTTAATTCTTGATGGCAGCGTTGAGGTCGAGGAAGTCTCTCGGGAATGA